GTTGACGATCGCACCGATGGCGCCGAAGGCGTTCGGCTGGATGCCCAGGAACCAGTTCTTGCCCATGGAGCCGAGGAACTCGGTGCCCGGGATGAAGAAGATCCCCTTGTGCTGGAACACGTACAGCATCGTGACCGTAATACCCGCGACCATGCCGGCGATCACACCTTCCTTGTTCATGCGCTTGTAGAAGATACCCATCATGAGCGCCGGGAAGATGGAGGAAGCGGCCAGACCGAAGGCGATGGCCACCGTGCCGGCTGCGAAGCCCGGAGGATGCAGACCGAGATAACCGGCGACCGCGATGGCACCGGCCATGGCGATGCGGCTGGACATCAGTTCGGTCTTCTCGGAGATGCCCGGGGCGAACACGCCCTTGAGCAGGTCATGCGAGATGGCGGACGCGATGGCCAGCAGCAGACCGGCAGCGGTCGACAGGGCGGCGGCCAGACCACCGGCCGCGACCAGGGCGATCACCCAGTTCGGCAGCTTGGCGATTTCCGGGTTGGCCAGCACGATGATGTCGCGGTCGACCTTGACCATCTCGTTGCCTTTCCAGCCGAACTTCTCGGCCTTGGCCTGCATTTCCGGATTCTTGTCGTTGTAGTACTGGATGCGGCCGTCACCGTTCTTGTCTTCGAACTGCAGCAGACCGGTCTTTTCCCAGTTCTTGAACCAGGAGGGACGCTCGTCGTACTTGAGGTTGCCTTCGGGCGAGCCGATCTCACCGGTCTGGATGGTCTGCATCAGGTTCAGGCGAGCCATGGCGCCGACGGCCGGAGCGGTCGTGTAGAGGATCGCGATGAACACCAGCGCCCAGCCAGCGGAGGAACGGGCGTCCTTGACCTTCGGCACGGTGAAGAAGCGGACGATCACGTGCGGCAGGCCGGCGGTACCGATCATCAGCGACATGGTGTAGACGAACATGTCGAGACGGCCGGCAATGGTCTGCTCGGTGTATTTCGGGAAGCCCAGTTCCGTCACCACCAGGTTCAGCTTGTTGAGCAGCGTCATGCCCGAGCCATCGGCCATGGTGGCGCCCAGGCCGAGTTGCGGCAGCGGGTTGCCCGTCAGGTTCAGCGAAATGAAGATGGCCGGGATGGTGTAGGCCAGGATCAGCACGCAGTACTGGGCGATCTGGGTGTAGGTGATGCCCTTCATGCCGCCGAGCACCGCATACACGAACACGATGGCCATACCGATGTACAGACCGTGGTCGTAATCCACTTCGAGGAAGCGGGAGAAGGCCACGCCGACACCCTTCATCTGACCGATCACGTAGGTGATGGAGGCCAAGATCAGGCACACCACGGCCACGATACGTGCGGCCTTGGAGTAGTACCGGTCGCCGATGAACTCGGGCACCGTGAACTTGCCGAACTTGCGCAGGTACGGGGCCAGCAGCATCGCCAGCAGCACGTAACCGCCGGTCCAGCCCATCAGGAACAGCGAGGCGCCGTAACCGTTGTAGGCGATCAGACCGGCCATGGAGATGAAGGAGGCTGCCGACATCCAGTCAGCGCCGGTGGCCATGCCGTTGGCAACCGGATGGATGCCGCCGCCGGCGACGTAGAATTCGCCCGTGCTGCCTGCGCGCGCCCAGAAGGCGATGCCCAGGTAGAGCGCGAACGTGGCGCCGACCACAATGTAGGTTAGGGTTTTAAGATCCATTCGTCCGATCTCCTCAGTCTTCGTGCACGTCGT
The nucleotide sequence above comes from Nitrogeniibacter mangrovi. Encoded proteins:
- a CDS encoding sodium:solute symporter family protein, whose product is MDLKTLTYIVVGATFALYLGIAFWARAGSTGEFYVAGGGIHPVANGMATGADWMSAASFISMAGLIAYNGYGASLFLMGWTGGYVLLAMLLAPYLRKFGKFTVPEFIGDRYYSKAARIVAVVCLILASITYVIGQMKGVGVAFSRFLEVDYDHGLYIGMAIVFVYAVLGGMKGITYTQIAQYCVLILAYTIPAIFISLNLTGNPLPQLGLGATMADGSGMTLLNKLNLVVTELGFPKYTEQTIAGRLDMFVYTMSLMIGTAGLPHVIVRFFTVPKVKDARSSAGWALVFIAILYTTAPAVGAMARLNLMQTIQTGEIGSPEGNLKYDERPSWFKNWEKTGLLQFEDKNGDGRIQYYNDKNPEMQAKAEKFGWKGNEMVKVDRDIIVLANPEIAKLPNWVIALVAAGGLAAALSTAAGLLLAIASAISHDLLKGVFAPGISEKTELMSSRIAMAGAIAVAGYLGLHPPGFAAGTVAIAFGLAASSIFPALMMGIFYKRMNKEGVIAGMVAGITVTMLYVFQHKGIFFIPGTEFLGSMGKNWFLGIQPNAFGAIGAIVNFGVAILVSKMTAEPPQHIQELVESIRTPRGAGTAQAH